A stretch of DNA from Dokdonia sp. PRO95:
GCCTGCAATATATCTACAAATGATAAGCACATGCAAGCTATTAAAAAGAAAAAAACTCATTAAGTAACTATACCCAATGAGTTTTAAAAATATGTTATCGTAAAAGACTACACATCATCAAAATCTACCACAATCGAAGCTGAGGTAGGATGCGCCTGGCAGGTAAGTATTAATCCTTCGGCTACTTCTGAGTCTGTTAAGATTTGGTTTTGTGACATGACTGCTGTTCCTTCTGTTACACGAGCAATACAGCTGCTGCATATGCCGCCTTGACAAGAATGTGGAGCATCTATGTCTTGATCTAACGCTACATCAAGAATGACAGCATCTTTCTCCATAGTAAACTCAAATTCCTCATCGTCACAAACTACTTTGATGGCAGTTTTCCCATCTAGGTTGGCGTCAATAGTTACCTCTTCTGTACTTGCAGTAAAAAGTTCGAAGTGGATATTTTCTTCCTTAGTATCGTTTTCCTTAAGCACTTTAGAAACTTCTTTGATCATGGCTTCTGGGCCACATAAGAAGTACTCGTTAAAGTTATTTGACGCATATTTATTCTTTACTACAAAATTAACTGTAGCCTTCATAATACGTCCAAAATGTGCTCCATCTACTCGTGTTTGAGAGTAAATAAACTCTATAGAGAAACGATCTTTATACTGGTCGCGTAAGGCAATTAACTCATCGCGGAACATGGCTTCTTCTTCGGTGCGGTTTCCGTACACTAGAACAAATTTACTATC
This window harbors:
- a CDS encoding ferredoxin--NADP reductase — its product is MSQFHTLHIQSITRVTEKSVAVTFAVPDSLKEDFNFSAGQYITLKTQINGEEVRRAYSLCSTPQEGLTVAIKEVENGTFSTYANRELKEGDTMDVHTPEGRFKIENSAFAKAQTYAAFAAGSGITPILSMIKTTLSQSADSKFVLVYGNRTEEEAMFRDELIALRDQYKDRFSIEFIYSQTRVDGAHFGRIMKATVNFVVKNKYASNNFNEYFLCGPEAMIKEVSKVLKENDTKEENIHFELFTASTEEVTIDANLDGKTAIKVVCDDEEFEFTMEKDAVILDVALDQDIDAPHSCQGGICSSCIARVTEGTAVMSQNQILTDSEVAEGLILTCQAHPTSASIVVDFDDV